The Janthinobacterium tructae genome contains the following window.
ACAGGTCGCCAGCGCTGGCAATGCCGCTCTCCGGATCGATCCCGCCGCCGATGATGATGGTGCCACCGTCGCGGACCTGGCCATAGCTGCGGCCCCGGTTGTCCAGCGCGCTCACGGCGCGAGACGCCACATCGATCAGCGCCTCGTCTCCGATCCAGATCGAGCGGCCGTGGCCGACCGCCTTGTCCGTCTCGGAACCGGCTGCCGCCAGGTTCCCCAGACTCACGCTGCCGCCCCACGCATGGAGCGCGCCGTCCATCGTGAGCTGGCCGACACTGCGCACATCGATGGACTGGCCAGGGTCGACACTGAGCACAGCACCTTTTCCGATCACGGCCTGCACCGCCTGCAGTTCATCGGCAGAGGTGCCTGCCGTACCGGCCTGCAGCGACAGGCTCGCACCCTTGCGTTGCGTGAGCAGGGCCTTGACAGCGTCTTCCTGGTACAGCGGCGGCGTCCACAGTTCCAGCGCGTCGGACGGTTGACTGCCGGTGGCGGCGTCCTGCGCATACGTGCCGAAGCGGGCCAGCGGCATCCTCACGTCGATCTGCGCGCCCTCGGCCACAGCAAGGCCATGGTTGCCGATGAGCGCATAGCGAGCGAAGCCTTTGTTGAAGAAATCCGCGCCGAGCATCAGCGTGTCGGCCAGCGCCGCACCCGAGGTATTGCCGATGGCGATGCGACCCGTCTGCAGCGTGAGCGTGCCGCCGCCGTCCACGCCATGGCCGAGCAGCACGGCGCCACCGAGCCGCACCTGGCCATCGCCGGTGTTGAAGCCGTCCGCTTCGAGGGTGATGCTGCCGCCTTTGCCTCCTTGCTGCTTCGCCTTGGCCAGCAGTGCCGCGCCGGAAGACACGTCGAGCGTACTGCCTTCGCCCAACACCACGTCGCCAGTACTGCGCAGCAATACCCTGCCGCCGTCACGGAACGCCAATCCACGCGTGTCGGCCAGATCCTTCAGCTGGTTGCTCCACAGGCCGCTGGTGTCCACCTTGATGCCTTCGGCCACGGTGACACCGGCGTTCACGCCAGTTGCAGCGTCCAGGCTCATGTCTTCGATACGCGCGTTGCCGCTGACTTGCTTGAGCACATTGCCCAGCCTGATGGTGCCGCTGTGCGCGGTCAGGTCGGCAGTCACATCCACGACCGGGGCGTACAGCACGATCTCGCCGCCCGACCCAACTTGCAGATCGCTGTTGACCGCGATCTTGCCCTTCGCCGCGATCTTGATGGCTCCCATCGCGTAGCCATTGAGCTGCGCCGTGTCGAGCACCAGCGTGCCCTGCCTCTGCGTCGGGAGGGCCGTTGTGAGGTCCAGTTCCGCCGCAATGCGTTCCTGCGTATCCTTGAGCTCAACCTCATGCATGACTGCACCCAAACTGTGGCTCAACAGACCAGTGCTCTTGTCGAACATCGGCAAGTGCTGCCCGATGATGAGCTGGCCGCGTCGCGCCACTGCGCCGTGCGACTGGTTGTAGCCGTCCAGCTCAGCTTGGGCAGCCTGCGTCTGGCGCACGCCCTGAAAGGCTATACTGGTGATGTCGCCTTCGAGTACTGCGGCGTTGGTGGCGATCACCAGCGTGCCGGCATCGCGCCCCACCGTGTAGCCGTTTTCCAACTTTCTTTGCGATGCGATCAGCGGGGTATAGAAATGCTCCGTGACCTGCCAGCGCTCGTGATCCGACTCGTAGCCCTTGTAGATGCCTTTGTAGAGCAGATCACCGGGCGCCTTGTTCACGTCATACAGCCGCCCATCGCTCCCCTTGAGCCACGTCTGATTGATGAAACCGCTCTGCACATTCAGCGTGCCGCCGGACAGATTGATGTTCGAGCCGGCCTGCGTGACCACATCGTTGCCGCCGAAGCTCAGCGTGCCGCCCTGCGCCATCCATTCGCCCACAGTGTGCCCCGCCGTACCCAGATACCCGCCGACTTCGAGCAGGCCGCCGGCGGTGTACCAGCGGTCGGTGGCGTAGCCGTTCGTGCCCTTGGGTACGAACACCAGGCTGCGGCGGTCGATCCACACGTCGTTGCTGTTGAGGGTCTTGCCATCCCGGTTGACCGGTGCATCGCGCTGTTCGTTACCCTGGATGTTGACCTTGACGTTGTTCGATTCCATGGCCAGGTTCACGCCCACGGCACCGGAGACGTCGATCCGGGCGCGCTCACGCACCAGGCTGCGCTGGGCTGCATGGATGTCGATCTGACCACCGGTGGCCAAGGTCAGGGAGTCGCTCTGGAAGTCGACTGTGCCGCCGCTGCCGATCTCGATGCGCGACTGGTCGCGGCGGTCGGTGATGGCCACGATGTTCTCGGCAGCCGTGGTGGCAGGTCCCCGCAGGCCATCGCGCTGGCTGTCCAGGGCAGTGGTCTTGCCGTCGTCTTCGATCACCACGGCGGTAGTGGCACCCTGGCCGAAGGCGACCTTGCCGTCCGCGCCGATGGCGTTCAGGTGCACGGTGCCGCGGGTGTTGACGCTGGTGCTGGCGAGTACGACACCGTTTTGCTGCACCTCACGCCCCAGCATGGTCACGTCGCCCTCGCGAGCCTGGATCAGGCCGGTGTTGCTGACCTTGCCCGACAGGCTATCGCTGCTGAACTGTGGGGTGATCTCGTTGCCGCGCGTGGTCGACGCCTGGTTGCCGTCGGTGCCGACGCCCTTCCTGATGACGAAGCTGTCGCCGGCCGCGAGCGCGGTCTGGCCTTTCTGCGTGGCGATGTCGCCCGCGTTGTGCACCTCCTTGCCGAGCAGCAGGACGTAACCGCCGCCTTCGGTGGAAGTCTTCGGGGCCAGCGTGGCGATCCGCGCGCCAGCCTGAATTTCTACCTTGCCCTCGGCGTTGGTGAAGCTGGGTTCGCTGGCATTGGCCGTGTAGATGCCGCTGGTCTTGAACTGGGCGTCGCCGATCCCGGCGGCGGCGGCGACGAGATTGCGCGTGTTGACCTGGCTGCTGCCATTGAAGACGATGCCGTTGCGGTTGACGATGAGCACCGTGCCATCGGCCTTGATCTGGCCCTGGATCTGCGAGGGCCGTGCGTTCGGGTCGTTGACGCGGTTGAGAACGGCCCAATCCTTCTGCTGCCTGAATTCGACCGTGGTATTGCGCCCGACATTGAAGGTCTCCCAGTTCAGGATGGCCTTGTCGCCGGTCTGCACAATGGCGACGTTGCTGCGACCGTCGACCTGGGCAAGCTCCGGGGCATTCGCGTTGTGCCAGCCCGCCGTCAGCGAATTGGTATCAACTTTCAGGCCGCCCGCGCTCATGCCATCGGGGACGGATGCAGCATTGGCGGCCGCCAGGCGGGCGGCGGCCTGGGCCGACTGCTGCGCCGCGATGCCGCGCGCGGCCAGGTTCAGGTTGTTGATCGAGCGCTGCAGTTGCTCGTTGGCCTTCTGCTGCTGTCCGAGCGGGTTCGCCAGGTTTGATGCGGGCTGGCCGCCGGGCAGCCGGCCCGCTTGCGACGCCGTATCCCGGAGCGCACCCTTGTCGGCAAACCATGCCGGACTGAACGTGCGCTGCGCATGGGCCGGCAGCGTTACCGCGCCTGCGACCAGTGTCAGCGCGATGGCCCGCGCCAGCGGTGCCAGCCTGAATACCCGATCCTGTTTGCGTATCGTTTGATTTTCCCTGCCACTGCGCCCGCGTGTGTTCATGTAAGTTTCCGCCTGGTCATTGAGTCGATGCCGTTCGGCTGACCGTCTCGCGCCGGCCAGCCACATTCATGAAGGCTTTCCGCAGCGCAGCCGCGTAGCGTCTGCAACAGAAAAAGCCCCTATGTATGGGTGACGAACAGCACCACGCAAATACCGCAAACTTTTTTGAAACTTTTTTCGCAGGCACCGACAGACCCTGCGCAAGCTCGCACGGAGCCGCCATGCCAAGCGATGAAGAAAGGCCCTCAGCTCAAGAGCAGCAAGCCCGCCAGCAGCGGCCGGGCGTGCAGCTGAAACGATTCCTGCAACTGCCACAGTGCCAGATCCAGCGAAGCCGTGGAAAAGCGCCCGCTGACCGGCTTGTTGCGCACGGCATCGTTCATCAGCACCACGCGACCGGAGCGGTAACGATTGATTTCGTCGAGCACCTCGGCCAGAGGGGCCTGGTTAAACACCAGCATCCCTTGACGCCAGGCCGAGACTGTTTTCGGGTCGATCCTGGCGATGTCGCCCAGCGAGCTGGCGCCGTAAATCATTTGCTGACGGGCATGGAGCTGACGCGCGCCTGCAGGATGTTGCACGCGGACACTGCCTTCGATACAGGTGACACAGACCTTGCCATTCAGATGACGCACTTCGACCCGGCCGGATTCGAGCAGGCTGCGGCCAACGCCGGCCACCACCGCAAAAGCCCTGCCGCCTGTCAAATCGATGGCGGCCTCGCCCGTGATCAGATCCAGGCCGACCAATTTGCCGCCATCGGTCTGGCGGCGAACACTGGTTCGCGTGTTCAGCATGACATCGACACCGGCGGACAGCGCCAGCGTGCGCCGCTCCCCGGTGGCGGTGCGGTCATCCGCATTCCACTCATCCGGCGCCGGCCACAAGCCCAGCGGCGGATGAAGCACGGCCACGCCAGCGACCGCCGCCGCACTGATGGCAGCACCGAGGAAGGCCCGCCGTCCACCCGGCGCCAGGCGAGGACGGCACGCGCCCGCCGTCGCGGCTTCCGGCTTGACGCGCAGCAGCTCGCGGGCCGGTGCCTCAATCGCATCCCAGCGGCGCTTCACGTCGTTGTATGCGGCTTGATGCAATGGACTCGCTTTGACCCAGCGCCTGAACTGCTGTGCATCGACTTCGCGCGCGTCGCCCGAGGTGAGCAGGCGCAACCAGTCCCACGCCTGGACTTCCAGCCCGGAGGGCGAAGTGGCGTGACTGCTGTTCTTGGGCGGCGGCGTCTTCATCGTGTCATATCCAGCGGCCAGACTCGGCCGTAAAGCAGGAAACCGGCAGGCTGCCGCGTGTTGCGTACATGTATTTTTTGCTCTCTCATACTGGATGACGAATGGCGTCCCGGAAAACCCGCATTATTTATTCTCCGCCGCCAGATACGCGTCAAGGCGTTCATGCACGCGCTTCAATTCGTACTCGACCGTCCGCAGCGACACGCCCAGCCGTTGTGCGGCCTCTTTTTGCGTCAAGCCTTCCGCATGCACGAGCAGCGCGATGGCCCGACGGCGCTCGGGCATCCGATCAAGCAGATGGAACAAGCCATCGAGGTCCGAGCGTATCTCGGCGGTCCGGGCCGGCCCGGGCGCCGGATCCACCATTTCCTCCAGCAATGCATCGATATTATCGCCTGACAGCAGGCGGCTGTGCCGGCGCTGAACATCCACCGCAATGTTGATCGCCATGCGCGACAGGTAGGCCCCCGGATTCTGGATCGGCCCGTGGGCCTCGCTGCCCTTCAGCCGCAGCCAGGTGTCGTGCAGCGCATCGCCGGCATCCTCCGCATTGCCCAGCTTTCGCGTCAGGCGCTGTTTGATGGATGTGTAGTGCTTGCCCAGGTAGTTCAGCAAGAAGAGCTGCGTGCCGTCGGACATGGCTAGCCCGCCCCCTGTTGCCGCTCGCACTGCGGCCCGACATCCTGGACATTCGGTGCAACCAGCATGGTCAAGCGCTGCCGCGCGATTGCCGCTGGCGGCAGGCGGCCGATGTGCACCGTGCGCAGCGTGTGCAGCAACGCGGCATCGCGGCGGGCATCGCCGCTGCTGCCGAGAAGACGGACGGCGCCGATGCGGCCATCCGGCTCCACGTAAAACTGCAGCAAGGAAGTATAGTTGCCCGGCCGGGTACGCGCATCCGAGCACAGCGCTTGCCAGATACGCATCTGGACCAGTCCGGCGTAGCCGTCCTCACGGAACAGCTCGGCCAAGCCATGGCGCGCCGATACGGATGCCGGCACAGCGGATGCCGCACCGGCCTCTTTCAGAATGAATGTCTGACCCAGACCAGAACTGCGCTTGTCCGCCATCAGCCCCGTACCTTGCAGCAGGATGCGCAATGCGCCTTCGGCCGAGTAAAGGCCGTGTACCGGCGTGGAGGTACGGGCATGCACGAGATCGCTGGGAAACAAGGCCGGTTGTCCGGTGGTGTCCGCATACTGGTTCAGTGCCGCATTCAGCGGCTGCGCCGGGATATTGAAAGCAAGCGCAGGCGTAGCCGCGTCAGTAACGGGATTGACAGGTGCAACGCCCGCAGGCGGCAGATCCGGAGAAGCGCCACGGGCGTCTGCCGCTGATCCGATAAGCCCACCCAGTACCCAGAAGAGCGCCATCGCGCTACAGCTCAACGCGCCGCTGTACATGCGCCCGCAACGGTGCTGCAAGGGCCATGGCAGGAGGACGGAGCGAATCGGCAAGGTAGGCACACCATTCTGAAAAGGTGCATGGTGGCATTCAAATGTGACGGTGTCGTTACAACAATGCCAATCAATCCCCGGGCTTGCAAAAGCATGTTGGGTTGACGGGGCAGATCACATTGACGAAGACGTGCGTCCGGAAATGTTTCATTTAGCCAACGCAGATCAGAGTTTATTGCCAGCAGCACATCATAGATTTTTCGTCGGAATCAAGCTGCTGGAACGCCGGCAGGATCGTCTGGTGGAAGCGCTCGGGCGCTCCGGCCTTGGTTCAATGCGGGAGGGCGCAAAGGAGCACATTGGCATGAAGGATGATGGGGTATTGCGCGATATCCGGGCCCTGGCGGCCACGGATGCGGCACGGCGCGGCGAGAACCGCAGCGACATTCAAATGCGCCTGGTGCATACGTCCGGCAAGACCACGGATATTTACATCAAGCAAGTAATTGCGGATGTTTCCGAAATTCCGATGGCCTTACCCTGGCTTGAGTGAAGCCCGACTTTTGCAAATAGCCGCCATCCTCTGTCAGCGCTGGATGGCTGCTTTCGCCTGCGGACATTCGCTTCAGGCCGTCGTTGACTACATTTCAGCCATCGCCTTAACGCGTTCGATAACGCCAAGAAGTTCCGTATCACACGGATCACCTGTGAACTCAGTCAGGCAAAGATGCCGCGTGGGTTGAATCCGCAGCCGATAGCGGACATCGGCATGCTGCAACGAAAATCATACGTTACGTAAACGGAAAAACCCAGCACCGATATTATACAAACGTATAATATACAGTACTGGGTTTCTATACAGCTTGCGCTGTAACTCCTTGAATCTTATGGTCGGGACGGGAAGATTCGAACTTCCGACCCCATGCACCCCATGCATGTACGCTACCAGGCTGCGCTACGCCCCGACGAGGTGAGAATTATAGCAGAGGCTTTTAGGTTTTTGCCATGCTTTGCGCAGGATTCATAGCGAACTGCGCAAAGTTTTTTTTCAGCCTGGGGGCACAGTGTTCTACTCGCCCAGCAGCAATGCTGTCAGGACGATGCGGAAACCGGCGATCAAGGGTTCGACCTTCATGTCCGGATTGTGCACCGCCCGCACGGGCAAGCCCTGGTACATGGCGATCATGGTATT
Protein-coding sequences here:
- a CDS encoding FecR family protein, translated to MKTPPPKNSSHATSPSGLEVQAWDWLRLLTSGDAREVDAQQFRRWVKASPLHQAAYNDVKRRWDAIEAPARELLRVKPEAATAGACRPRLAPGGRRAFLGAAISAAAVAGVAVLHPPLGLWPAPDEWNADDRTATGERRTLALSAGVDVMLNTRTSVRRQTDGGKLVGLDLITGEAAIDLTGGRAFAVVAGVGRSLLESGRVEVRHLNGKVCVTCIEGSVRVQHPAGARQLHARQQMIYGASSLGDIARIDPKTVSAWRQGMLVFNQAPLAEVLDEINRYRSGRVVLMNDAVRNKPVSGRFSTASLDLALWQLQESFQLHARPLLAGLLLLS
- a CDS encoding RNA polymerase sigma factor, with translation MSDGTQLFLLNYLGKHYTSIKQRLTRKLGNAEDAGDALHDTWLRLKGSEAHGPIQNPGAYLSRMAINIAVDVQRRHSRLLSGDNIDALLEEMVDPAPGPARTAEIRSDLDGLFHLLDRMPERRRAIALLVHAEGLTQKEAAQRLGVSLRTVEYELKRVHERLDAYLAAENK
- a CDS encoding TonB C-terminal domain-containing protein; the encoded protein is MALFWVLGGLIGSAADARGASPDLPPAGVAPVNPVTDAATPALAFNIPAQPLNAALNQYADTTGQPALFPSDLVHARTSTPVHGLYSAEGALRILLQGTGLMADKRSSGLGQTFILKEAGAASAVPASVSARHGLAELFREDGYAGLVQMRIWQALCSDARTRPGNYTSLLQFYVEPDGRIGAVRLLGSSGDARRDAALLHTLRTVHIGRLPPAAIARQRLTMLVAPNVQDVGPQCERQQGAG